The Pseudofrankia inefficax genome window below encodes:
- a CDS encoding AAA family ATPase — MLVERGRELSSLTSLLDRLVHGLGGLIVISGSLGMGKSELLLACAEQAAQAGAVLLTAVGSSSERSLPYGILAQLSNSPAGTPTMAELARRLQDGVNGDRDGHGTRAVTGEEPVAPREAAVLDLLWTELRRVAEGRPVLIGVDDVHFADPLSRQALLYFLRRSWPSRTLFVISESADAWPGHSALRSELLRMPHRCRLRVRPLSAAGVAEVVRAHVGMPPPSTAARAYRAATGGNPLFLRALLDDDHVQGDVPAWPSLPEDLHASDLYTQAVLACVNAGAAPMAAVARGLAVLGDATGLDRVLDLDTPVVELAVRRLTSMGVLDGARFRHPAARAALLDDLPPRERARLHRRAGQLLYERGAPATDVARHVLAAGGSDEPWAGRVLVEAAAQASTSSDLEGAVAALELAAGSARHAARRAELTASMARLEWRANPAAAARHLSQLTAAVHAGQLSGSDTAELVGFLLWHGQLDEAGTLLASPPGPDVTRADLAEVREWSWMSFPSVAPERSRALAGSAAGVGVSTADAAGRRPPARTSERAMLLESVVAGRFEQASRAAERLLDGLELDDAGVDSAVAALAAMTFAERYDRASYWATRLAATMSTSEAPTWRARVAAVSAELAFRKGDLPAARRLVDEAFTHVPPHGWGVVVGLPLATQAATATAMGDYLRAAQAFAVKVPETMYETRFGLHYLHARGTYNLSLGRARAALGDFLACAHRMRSWDLDHPALVPWRTAAAEAYLRLGDPDQARGLAQEQLARFGGRSRGLSLRLMAALSPGPRRAPLLEEAADVFAQWGDRLQLAWTLADLDRAYRELGNGDEARHARSRAMRVADACHAAPVVQSLLDVPSADPGAGRAAVPRQPVASGPDRPAKAAAGMVPPAPGAAARPVEPARPGGGAPATRPAREDGSDAPARNAGLDALSTAEQRVAFLAALGHSNREIATCLFITVSTVEQHLTRVYRKLDVRSRKELTGAVPTNEDR; from the coding sequence GTGCTGGTCGAACGCGGCCGTGAGTTGTCGAGCCTGACGTCTCTTCTCGATCGTCTGGTACATGGGCTGGGTGGCCTGATCGTCATCAGCGGATCGCTCGGCATGGGCAAGTCGGAGCTGCTGCTGGCCTGCGCCGAGCAGGCCGCGCAGGCCGGCGCGGTTCTGCTGACCGCGGTGGGCTCCTCCTCGGAACGCTCGCTGCCCTATGGGATTCTGGCGCAGCTGTCGAACAGCCCGGCGGGGACCCCGACGATGGCCGAGCTGGCCCGCCGGCTACAGGACGGCGTGAACGGCGATCGGGATGGACACGGGACCCGCGCCGTGACCGGAGAGGAGCCGGTGGCGCCGCGCGAGGCGGCGGTTCTCGACCTCCTGTGGACCGAGCTGCGGCGCGTGGCCGAAGGGCGGCCCGTTCTCATCGGCGTCGACGACGTGCATTTCGCCGACCCGCTGTCGCGGCAGGCGCTGCTCTATTTCCTGCGCCGGTCCTGGCCCAGTCGGACGCTTTTCGTCATTTCCGAGTCCGCGGACGCCTGGCCAGGCCATTCCGCGCTCCGGTCCGAGCTACTGCGAATGCCGCACCGATGTCGCCTGCGGGTCCGCCCGCTTTCGGCCGCCGGCGTGGCCGAGGTGGTCCGCGCGCACGTCGGTATGCCGCCGCCGAGCACGGCGGCCCGGGCGTACCGCGCCGCGACCGGCGGTAACCCGCTCTTCCTTCGCGCCCTGCTCGACGATGACCACGTCCAGGGCGACGTTCCGGCCTGGCCGAGCCTTCCGGAAGACCTACACGCCAGTGACCTGTACACGCAGGCGGTGCTGGCCTGCGTGAACGCCGGGGCCGCGCCGATGGCGGCGGTCGCGCGCGGGCTGGCCGTGCTCGGCGACGCGACCGGTCTCGACCGCGTGCTCGATCTCGACACGCCCGTCGTCGAGCTGGCCGTTCGTCGGCTGACGAGCATGGGAGTGCTCGACGGGGCCCGGTTCCGTCACCCGGCCGCACGCGCCGCGCTGCTGGACGACCTGCCGCCGCGCGAGCGGGCGCGCCTGCACCGGCGGGCCGGTCAGCTGCTGTACGAGCGGGGCGCGCCAGCCACCGACGTCGCTCGCCACGTGCTCGCCGCCGGTGGAAGCGACGAGCCCTGGGCCGGGCGGGTCCTGGTCGAAGCCGCGGCGCAGGCCTCGACCTCCAGTGACCTGGAGGGCGCCGTCGCGGCGCTCGAACTGGCCGCCGGGTCGGCCCGGCACGCGGCGCGGCGAGCGGAGCTGACGGCCAGCATGGCGAGGCTGGAGTGGCGGGCCAATCCCGCCGCCGCCGCGCGCCACCTGTCCCAGCTGACCGCGGCGGTACACGCCGGGCAGCTGTCCGGCAGCGACACCGCCGAGCTGGTCGGCTTCCTGCTGTGGCACGGCCAGCTCGACGAGGCCGGTACCCTGCTGGCCTCGCCGCCGGGCCCCGACGTCACACGGGCTGACCTCGCGGAGGTCCGCGAGTGGTCGTGGATGTCGTTCCCCTCGGTGGCCCCCGAGCGCAGCCGTGCCCTCGCGGGCAGCGCCGCGGGCGTGGGGGTATCCACGGCGGACGCCGCCGGGCGACGTCCGCCCGCCAGGACCTCCGAGCGGGCGATGCTGCTGGAGTCCGTCGTGGCCGGGCGGTTCGAGCAGGCGTCCCGGGCGGCCGAACGCCTGCTCGACGGGCTCGAGCTGGACGACGCGGGGGTCGACTCCGCGGTCGCGGCGCTCGCCGCGATGACGTTCGCGGAGCGATACGACCGGGCGTCCTACTGGGCGACCCGGCTCGCGGCGACGATGTCGACCTCGGAGGCACCGACCTGGCGCGCCCGGGTCGCCGCGGTGAGCGCGGAGCTCGCGTTCCGCAAGGGTGACCTGCCGGCGGCGCGGCGGCTCGTCGACGAGGCCTTCACCCACGTGCCGCCCCACGGGTGGGGAGTCGTCGTCGGGCTGCCGCTGGCCACCCAGGCCGCCACGGCCACGGCGATGGGTGACTACCTGCGCGCCGCCCAGGCCTTCGCGGTCAAGGTCCCGGAGACGATGTACGAGACCCGGTTCGGCCTGCACTACCTGCACGCACGGGGGACCTACAACCTGTCGCTCGGCCGGGCCAGGGCCGCGCTGGGGGACTTCCTGGCCTGCGCCCACCGGATGCGCAGCTGGGACCTGGACCATCCAGCGCTCGTGCCGTGGCGGACGGCGGCGGCGGAGGCCTATCTCAGGCTCGGCGATCCCGACCAGGCCCGCGGCCTGGCCCAGGAGCAGCTCGCGCGCTTCGGCGGGCGGTCCCGGGGGCTGTCGCTGCGGCTGATGGCCGCGCTGAGCCCCGGCCCGCGCCGCGCTCCGCTGCTGGAGGAGGCCGCCGACGTGTTCGCGCAGTGGGGCGACCGGCTGCAGCTGGCCTGGACGCTCGCCGACCTCGACCGGGCCTACCGCGAGCTCGGCAACGGCGACGAGGCGAGACACGCGCGGTCACGGGCGATGCGGGTCGCCGACGCCTGCCACGCCGCTCCGGTCGTCCAGTCGTTGCTGGACGTCCCGTCGGCCGACCCGGGCGCCGGCCGAGCGGCCGTGCCCCGCCAGCCGGTCGCGTCCGGCCCGGATCGCCCGGCCAAGGCCGCGGCCGGGATGGTCCCCCCGGCTCCCGGCGCGGCCGCCCGGCCCGTCGAGCCGGCTCGACCTGGCGGCGGCGCGCCGGCCACGCGGCCGGCGCGGGAGGACGGCTCCGACGCGCCGGCCAGGAACGCCGGGCTGGACGCGCTGAGCACGGCCGAGCAGCGCGTCGCGTTCCTGGCGGCGCTCGGCCATTCCAACCGGGAGATCGCCACGTGTCTGTTCATCACGGTCAGCACGGTCGAGCAGCATCTGACCCGGGTCTACCGCAAGCTCGACGTGCGAAGCCGCAAGGAGCTGACCGGGGCGGTGCCGACGAACGAGGACCGGTAG
- a CDS encoding TetR/AcrR family transcriptional regulator, giving the protein MAVDAGGPPERRVRRTPAVARREILEAARAVLEGGQAADFTVASVMSRTGMTRKTFYVHFADRAELIRELVAPLRADLDASMRRWSGAADPLAAGSEALAEAARMYTTHATLLRAVWWSAAEDAEVDRARTTLLEPLVTVGAKLLAERRGFDGGRARAVARAMATMNVHVLLSLGPTPTDAEISATTDALGEVWTSVVLRDDAARR; this is encoded by the coding sequence GTGGCAGTAGATGCGGGAGGGCCTCCCGAGCGCAGGGTGCGGCGAACTCCCGCCGTGGCGCGGCGGGAGATCCTGGAGGCGGCGCGCGCGGTCCTCGAGGGCGGGCAGGCGGCCGACTTCACGGTTGCCTCCGTGATGAGCCGGACCGGGATGACGCGCAAGACCTTCTACGTGCACTTCGCCGACCGGGCCGAGCTGATCCGCGAGCTGGTCGCGCCGTTGCGCGCTGACCTCGACGCCAGCATGCGGCGATGGTCCGGCGCGGCGGACCCGCTGGCCGCCGGGTCGGAGGCGCTCGCCGAGGCCGCGCGGATGTACACGACGCACGCGACGTTGCTGCGCGCCGTGTGGTGGTCCGCCGCCGAGGACGCCGAGGTGGATCGGGCCCGCACGACCCTGCTGGAGCCATTGGTAACGGTAGGCGCGAAGCTTCTCGCCGAGCGGCGCGGATTCGACGGCGGACGGGCGCGGGCCGTCGCTCGCGCAATGGCCACGATGAACGTGCACGTGTTGTTGTCACTGGGCCCGACGCCCACCGACGCGGAGATCAGCGCGACAACGGACGCCCTGGGCGAGGTCTGGACCAGTGTCGTCCTGCGTGACGACGCAGCCCGGCGGTAG
- a CDS encoding crotonase/enoyl-CoA hydratase family protein, which translates to MSVLVERQGAVLIVTLNRPEQRNALDGATMAGIGRALTDAEHDATVAAIVLTGAGDVFCAGLDLKAFASSGTQLAESGPGLEVFTQRLYPKPIIGAANGPAVAGGFELLLACDLVVAADSARFGLPEVKRGLVAAGGGILNLPRRLPLALALELGLTGDPVDAARAYELGLVNRVVPASEVRAEALKLAERIAANAPLAVRFTKEQMRTVAGGTDPEELNRFHKLIGPIFGSDDAREGAIAFAERRPPVWTGR; encoded by the coding sequence GTGAGTGTCCTCGTCGAGCGGCAGGGCGCCGTGCTGATCGTCACGCTCAACCGCCCGGAACAGCGCAACGCTCTGGACGGCGCGACGATGGCCGGGATCGGCCGGGCGCTCACCGACGCCGAGCACGACGCCACGGTCGCCGCGATCGTGCTGACCGGAGCCGGTGACGTCTTCTGCGCCGGCCTGGACCTGAAGGCCTTCGCGTCGAGCGGCACCCAGCTCGCCGAGAGCGGTCCCGGCCTGGAGGTCTTCACTCAGCGGCTGTACCCGAAACCGATCATCGGCGCGGCGAACGGCCCCGCCGTCGCGGGCGGGTTCGAGCTGCTGCTGGCCTGTGACCTGGTGGTCGCCGCGGACAGCGCCCGGTTCGGCCTGCCCGAGGTGAAGCGGGGCCTGGTCGCCGCGGGTGGCGGCATCCTGAACCTGCCGCGCCGGCTGCCGCTCGCGCTCGCCCTGGAGCTGGGCCTGACCGGTGACCCGGTCGACGCGGCCCGGGCCTACGAGCTCGGGCTGGTCAACCGGGTCGTCCCGGCGTCCGAGGTGCGCGCCGAGGCCCTGAAGCTGGCCGAGCGGATCGCCGCCAACGCCCCGCTCGCGGTGCGCTTCACCAAGGAGCAGATGCGCACGGTCGCCGGCGGGACCGACCCCGAGGAGCTGAACCGCTTCCACAAGCTGATCGGCCCGATCTTCGGCAGCGACGACGCCAGGGAAGGCGCCATCGCGTTCGCCGAACGGCGGCCGCCGGTCTGGACCGGTCGGTAG
- a CDS encoding acyl-CoA dehydrogenase, which translates to MDLSLDEASAAARDLVEAVLTRHPGLAAARAAEPLGHDPKLWAELCAAGLPGLAVGVEHDGGGAGLHASVIAAVELGRVLAPVPFAEHVAAARLLAALAPGHPDLPAVVAGELVATLATRVRAGLGVAVPAGAVAGLVLAVVDGQVVAKRGEPPAATANQGDLPIADRDLAGAIVLGGEEAVAAFARARAEWLVLLAGWLAGLADGALGLATRWVKERVQFGVPVGSFQGVQHGLADLPGLVDASALLAREAAWSLESGQPSVTGADGRQLAFMAALFATDAARQSAERAVQYHGGLGVAVEHDAQLFFRRARAYPALAGAPRALARELGRDLVDGPAGDAAADVPPTATAAQTDGGPGFAHSPAVAAFAAEVRAFTRSWLTDEVRARARRTGTVHVPALHRALAERGWLAASAPGERAARDPFELGALFRELELADAPYHGIGTTMIVAGVLDQLGSPTLRAEALPRLLAGEATAVLGYSEPGAGSDVASARTRAVPVDDARSAWRINGQKMWTTLAHTAAHCLLLTRTNPDVPKHRGLTMFLVPLDTPGITIQPIHTIADERTNVVFYDDVIVPDSCRIGEVDGGWRVMAVGLSLERGVMGSTAMLEPLLAAVTAWARVPGPAGGWLDGERPGDDPAVLTAIARARADAEAAFLLTQWTAWLNVAGQSPAVAGTIAKLFASTAYQRASRELQDVAGLGGIPRASATDGVVAPAADGEIERAARHSCVVTIQGGTTEIARNLVAEQRLGLPKTRQGTRSQA; encoded by the coding sequence ATGGACCTGTCGTTGGATGAGGCGTCCGCCGCGGCGCGGGACCTGGTCGAGGCCGTCCTCACCCGTCATCCGGGCCTCGCGGCCGCGCGGGCCGCCGAGCCGCTGGGGCATGACCCGAAGCTGTGGGCCGAGCTATGCGCGGCGGGGCTGCCCGGGCTCGCGGTCGGCGTGGAGCACGACGGCGGCGGCGCCGGCCTGCACGCGTCGGTGATCGCCGCGGTCGAGCTGGGCCGCGTGCTGGCGCCGGTGCCGTTCGCCGAGCACGTCGCGGCGGCGCGGCTGCTCGCCGCCCTGGCGCCGGGCCATCCTGACCTGCCGGCCGTCGTCGCGGGTGAGCTGGTCGCGACGCTGGCCACGCGGGTGCGGGCCGGCCTAGGCGTGGCGGTTCCGGCGGGTGCGGTCGCCGGCCTGGTGCTGGCGGTCGTCGACGGGCAGGTGGTCGCGAAGCGCGGTGAGCCGCCGGCCGCGACCGCCAATCAGGGGGACCTGCCCATCGCCGACCGCGACCTGGCGGGTGCCATCGTGCTCGGCGGGGAAGAAGCCGTGGCGGCCTTCGCGCGGGCGCGGGCGGAGTGGCTGGTCCTGCTGGCCGGCTGGCTGGCCGGTCTCGCGGACGGCGCGCTCGGCCTCGCGACTCGGTGGGTGAAGGAGCGGGTCCAGTTCGGGGTGCCGGTCGGCTCCTTCCAGGGCGTCCAGCACGGCCTCGCCGACCTTCCGGGACTCGTCGACGCGTCCGCGCTGCTGGCCCGGGAGGCGGCCTGGAGCCTGGAGAGCGGGCAGCCCTCAGTGACCGGGGCCGACGGTCGCCAGCTGGCGTTCATGGCGGCGCTGTTCGCCACCGACGCCGCCCGGCAGTCCGCCGAGCGGGCGGTGCAGTACCACGGCGGGCTCGGGGTCGCCGTCGAGCACGACGCCCAGCTGTTCTTCCGCCGTGCCCGTGCCTATCCGGCGCTGGCCGGCGCCCCACGCGCCCTGGCCAGGGAGCTGGGCCGCGACCTCGTCGACGGCCCGGCCGGCGACGCCGCGGCCGACGTGCCGCCCACCGCCACGGCGGCCCAGACCGACGGCGGGCCCGGCTTCGCCCACAGCCCGGCCGTCGCGGCGTTCGCCGCCGAGGTGCGGGCCTTCACGCGGTCCTGGCTCACCGACGAGGTCCGCGCGCGGGCACGCCGGACCGGCACCGTGCACGTGCCCGCGCTGCACCGGGCGCTGGCCGAGCGCGGCTGGCTCGCCGCGTCGGCGCCGGGGGAGCGCGCCGCCAGGGATCCCTTCGAGCTGGGCGCCCTGTTCCGGGAGCTGGAGCTCGCCGACGCCCCATACCACGGGATCGGCACCACCATGATCGTCGCCGGGGTGCTCGACCAGCTCGGAAGCCCGACGCTGCGGGCCGAGGCGCTGCCCCGGCTGCTGGCCGGCGAGGCGACGGCGGTGCTCGGCTACTCGGAGCCGGGCGCCGGCTCGGACGTCGCGTCCGCGCGCACCCGGGCCGTCCCCGTGGACGACGCACGGTCGGCCTGGCGGATCAACGGCCAGAAGATGTGGACCACGCTGGCGCACACCGCCGCGCACTGCCTCCTGCTGACCCGCACCAACCCCGACGTGCCCAAACACCGTGGCCTGACGATGTTCCTGGTGCCGCTGGACACCCCGGGGATCACGATCCAGCCGATCCACACGATCGCCGACGAGCGGACCAACGTGGTCTTCTACGACGACGTGATCGTCCCGGACTCCTGCCGGATCGGCGAGGTCGACGGCGGCTGGCGGGTCATGGCCGTCGGGCTGAGCCTGGAACGCGGTGTCATGGGCAGCACCGCGATGCTGGAGCCGCTGCTCGCCGCGGTGACGGCCTGGGCCCGGGTTCCCGGCCCGGCGGGAGGCTGGCTGGACGGAGAACGGCCCGGCGACGACCCGGCCGTGCTGACGGCGATCGCGCGGGCCCGCGCCGACGCCGAGGCCGCGTTCCTGCTCACCCAGTGGACCGCCTGGCTGAACGTCGCCGGCCAGTCTCCCGCGGTCGCCGGCACGATCGCGAAGCTGTTCGCCTCGACGGCCTACCAGCGGGCCAGCCGCGAGCTCCAGGACGTCGCGGGCCTGGGCGGCATCCCGCGGGCGTCGGCCACCGACGGCGTGGTCGCGCCCGCCGCCGACGGCGAGATCGAACGGGCCGCCCGCCACTCGTGTGTCGTGACCATCCAGGGCGGCACCACCGAGATCGCCCGCAACCTGGTCGCCGAACAGCGCCTCGGACTCCCCAAGACGCGCCAGGGCACCCGCTCCCAGGCCTGA
- a CDS encoding aromatic ring-hydroxylating oxygenase subunit alpha: MKVPFTWKPTGWFMVGWSGEFATGAVRSLRYFGEDLVAYRDDNGELHVMQAHCRHLGAHLGHGGKVNGDCIECPFHGWGWGPDGRNRYIPYQDKPNRAAQLRVYPVREQYGCVFVWHQPQGAEPGWEMPDIFRIFPQYETDPGAYYPPYPAMSRKMEREPVHPQIPGENAADSMHFRYVHHATVTPVLVDWQADDHGWLFETGWPDKRSDDPAAMALNIHSYLFGLGGAISAFAGSTNYRLIFATTPVEDGSSDMFYSIWWPRLPGDESDTPPPDVLERIEKEFLSTLDDDLEIWRYQDYIDHPVLAIQDAKPYMAYRRWATQFYELPPGA; encoded by the coding sequence ATGAAGGTTCCGTTCACCTGGAAGCCCACCGGCTGGTTCATGGTCGGCTGGTCGGGCGAGTTCGCCACCGGGGCGGTCCGGTCGCTGCGGTACTTCGGCGAGGACCTGGTCGCCTACCGGGACGACAACGGCGAGCTTCACGTGATGCAGGCCCACTGCCGGCACCTGGGCGCGCACCTCGGGCACGGCGGCAAGGTCAACGGCGACTGCATCGAGTGCCCGTTCCACGGCTGGGGCTGGGGACCCGACGGCCGCAACCGCTACATCCCGTACCAGGACAAGCCCAACCGTGCCGCCCAGCTGCGGGTCTACCCGGTGCGTGAGCAGTACGGCTGCGTGTTCGTCTGGCACCAGCCCCAGGGCGCGGAGCCCGGCTGGGAGATGCCGGACATCTTTCGGATCTTCCCCCAGTACGAGACCGACCCGGGCGCCTACTACCCGCCCTACCCGGCCATGTCCCGCAAGATGGAGCGCGAACCGGTCCACCCGCAGATCCCGGGCGAGAACGCCGCGGACAGCATGCACTTCCGTTACGTCCACCACGCGACCGTCACGCCGGTCCTGGTCGACTGGCAGGCCGACGACCACGGCTGGCTGTTCGAGACCGGCTGGCCCGACAAGCGCAGCGACGACCCCGCCGCCATGGCGCTGAACATCCACAGCTACCTGTTCGGCCTCGGCGGCGCGATCAGCGCCTTCGCCGGCTCGACCAACTACCGCCTGATCTTCGCGACCACGCCCGTCGAGGACGGCTCGTCGGACATGTTCTACTCGATCTGGTGGCCCCGCCTCCCCGGCGACGAGTCCGACACCCCGCCGCCCGACGTCCTCGAACGCATCGAGAAGGAGTTCCTCTCCACCCTCGACGACGACCTCGAGATCTGGCGCTACCAGGACTACATCGACCATCCCGTGCTCGCCATCCAGGACGCGAAGCCCTACATGGCCTACCGGCGCTGGGCCACCCAGTTCTACGAGCTCCCGCCCGGCGCATGA
- a CDS encoding enoyl-CoA hydratase-related protein has product MTQTPAFEDVRLEIEDPVAVVTIDRPGSLNAFRGQTLRELREAFSLAEQDRRVVGIVLTGAGDRAFSAGLDVSVLQAQVSGGPDAARRPADEGGWGGPFPGSPAMADMARMLTWPLAIRKPVIAAVNGVCAGGAFLLAAACDLRFAADTAGFTTVYSRRGLIAEQGVSWLLPRLIGPAHALDLLWTSRLVPAPEALAIGLAQRVVPPEGLLDECRAYIAHLARVASPFSMMASKQLVYQHLQQALGEAVDQADALMHESFERSDPVEGALSFFERRDPRFERLDVHRAD; this is encoded by the coding sequence ATGACGCAGACTCCCGCGTTCGAGGATGTCCGCCTGGAGATCGAGGACCCCGTCGCGGTCGTCACGATCGACCGGCCCGGGAGCCTGAACGCCTTCCGGGGGCAGACGCTGCGGGAGCTTCGGGAGGCGTTCTCGCTCGCGGAGCAGGATCGCCGCGTGGTCGGGATCGTGCTGACCGGCGCGGGCGACCGGGCCTTCTCGGCCGGCCTCGACGTCTCCGTCCTGCAGGCCCAGGTCAGCGGCGGCCCTGACGCCGCGCGGCGGCCAGCGGACGAGGGCGGCTGGGGCGGGCCGTTCCCCGGGTCCCCCGCCATGGCGGACATGGCGCGGATGCTGACCTGGCCGCTGGCGATCCGCAAGCCGGTGATCGCGGCGGTGAACGGGGTGTGCGCCGGCGGGGCGTTCCTGCTCGCCGCGGCCTGCGACCTGCGGTTCGCCGCGGACACGGCGGGGTTCACGACGGTGTACTCCCGTCGCGGCCTGATCGCGGAGCAGGGCGTCAGCTGGCTGCTTCCACGCCTCATCGGGCCGGCACACGCCCTTGACCTGCTGTGGACGTCCCGCCTCGTCCCCGCGCCGGAGGCGCTGGCCATCGGCCTCGCGCAGCGCGTCGTCCCGCCAGAAGGCCTGCTGGACGAGTGTCGCGCGTACATCGCCCACCTGGCCCGGGTCGCGTCGCCGTTCTCGATGATGGCGTCGAAGCAGCTGGTCTACCAGCACCTCCAGCAGGCGCTGGGCGAGGCGGTCGACCAGGCCGACGCGCTGATGCACGAGTCGTTCGAACGCTCCGACCCCGTGGAAGGGGCGCTGTCCTTCTTCGAGCGCCGCGACCCGAGGTTCGAGCGCCTCGACGTGCACCGAGCCGACTGA
- a CDS encoding LLM class F420-dependent oxidoreductase, whose product MRIDGGLPSVLARVPATAAALERQGYDGAWCGEVNHDPFLPLVLAAEHTSRLEIGTCIAVAFARNPMSVAQLGWDLQAYSQGRFVLGLGSQVRPHIEKRFGMPWGQPVSRMREFILALRAIWASWQDGTPLRFEGEFFTHTLMTPTFVPEPHPYGQPRIFVAAVGTAMTRMCGEVADGMHTHAFTTRRYLQEVTLPALAEGLTRAGRGRGDVQVCYPAFVATGRTAAEVEVAADAMRQRIAFYGSTPAYRGVLDLHGWGELQTELRALSLRGEWAAMGKLIDDEVLDAFAVVGPLDTLADRVRERFEGVVDRLMFSLPEGTPAETVTAVLEAVRGPRAG is encoded by the coding sequence ATGAGAATCGACGGCGGGCTGCCATCCGTGCTCGCGCGGGTGCCGGCCACGGCGGCCGCGCTGGAGCGGCAGGGGTACGACGGCGCGTGGTGCGGCGAGGTCAACCATGATCCTTTCCTGCCGCTCGTGCTCGCCGCGGAGCACACGTCGCGCCTGGAGATCGGGACCTGTATCGCGGTGGCGTTCGCGCGCAACCCGATGTCCGTCGCGCAGCTCGGCTGGGACCTGCAGGCGTATTCCCAGGGCAGGTTCGTCCTGGGCCTCGGCTCACAGGTGCGCCCGCACATCGAGAAGCGCTTCGGCATGCCCTGGGGCCAGCCGGTCAGCCGGATGCGGGAGTTCATCCTGGCCCTGCGAGCGATCTGGGCGTCCTGGCAGGACGGGACCCCGCTGCGGTTCGAGGGCGAGTTCTTCACGCACACGCTCATGACGCCGACCTTCGTCCCCGAGCCGCACCCCTACGGCCAGCCGAGGATCTTCGTGGCCGCGGTCGGGACGGCGATGACCCGGATGTGCGGCGAGGTGGCGGACGGTATGCACACCCACGCCTTCACCACCCGCCGGTACCTCCAGGAGGTGACGCTCCCGGCGCTCGCGGAGGGTCTCACCCGAGCCGGCCGGGGCCGCGGGGATGTCCAGGTCTGCTACCCGGCCTTCGTGGCCACCGGGCGCACGGCGGCCGAGGTCGAGGTCGCCGCCGACGCGATGCGCCAGCGGATCGCCTTCTACGGCTCGACCCCCGCGTACCGAGGCGTGCTCGACCTGCACGGCTGGGGCGAGCTGCAGACCGAGCTGCGGGCGCTGTCCCTGCGGGGGGAGTGGGCGGCGATGGGCAAGCTGATCGATGACGAGGTCCTCGATGCCTTCGCCGTCGTCGGGCCGCTCGACACGCTCGCCGACCGCGTCCGGGAGCGCTTCGAGGGCGTGGTCGACCGCCTCATGTTCAGCCTTCCGGAGGGCACCCCCGCGGAGACGGTCACAGCCGTGTTGGAGGCGGTGCGGGGGCCACGCGCCGGGTAG
- a CDS encoding SDR family oxidoreductase codes for MERDVAVVIGVGGMGLAIARRIGSGAQLLIADVNDAALASAAETLEAEGHAVATAVVDVSSPESVVALAKQAGLLGPVRSVAHTAGLSPVQAPVAAVLAVDLLGVALVLEEFADVVAPGGAGIVISSMAGHLTPPLPPDVARQLATTPAAELLALTAASPDRFPDSGQAYGFAKRANQVRVQAASTTWAGRGARINSISPGVIATPMGTAELASENGALMQMMIDASNAKRLGTPDDIATAAAFLLSPAASFISGIDLLVDGGSVAAILTGALG; via the coding sequence ATGGAACGCGATGTCGCTGTAGTGATCGGTGTCGGTGGGATGGGCCTGGCGATCGCCCGCCGGATCGGCTCCGGCGCCCAGCTTCTGATCGCCGATGTCAACGACGCCGCCCTGGCGTCGGCCGCCGAGACGCTGGAGGCCGAGGGCCACGCCGTCGCCACGGCCGTCGTCGACGTGTCGTCACCCGAGTCCGTCGTGGCCCTCGCGAAGCAGGCCGGGTTATTGGGCCCGGTGCGGTCGGTCGCGCACACCGCCGGCCTTTCTCCCGTCCAGGCTCCGGTGGCCGCGGTCCTGGCGGTGGACCTGCTGGGGGTCGCGTTGGTGCTGGAGGAGTTCGCGGACGTCGTCGCGCCCGGCGGCGCCGGCATCGTGATCTCCAGCATGGCCGGGCACCTGACCCCGCCCCTCCCGCCGGACGTCGCCCGCCAGCTCGCCACCACTCCGGCCGCCGAGCTGCTCGCGCTCACCGCCGCCAGCCCCGACCGGTTCCCCGACAGCGGCCAGGCCTATGGCTTCGCCAAACGCGCCAACCAGGTCCGCGTCCAGGCGGCGAGCACCACCTGGGCCGGGCGCGGCGCGCGGATCAACTCCATCAGCCCCGGCGTCATCGCCACCCCGATGGGGACCGCCGAGCTGGCCAGCGAGAACGGCGCCCTCATGCAGATGATGATCGACGCCTCCAACGCCAAGCGGCTCGGCACCCCCGACGACATCGCCACCGCGGCCGCGTTCCTGCTCAGCCCCGCCGCCAGCTTCATCTCCGGCATCGACCTGCTCGTCGACGGCGGCTCGGTCGCCGCCATCCTGACCGGCGCCCTCGGCTAG